In Streptomyces sp. NBC_00091, the following proteins share a genomic window:
- a CDS encoding nitroreductase/quinone reductase family protein, which translates to MNAPAPYYVQAGPFAVRLNALFGKLARLGVSLAGTAELSVRGRTSGQMQRIPVNPHTHEDAQYLVSARGHSQWVRNMRVAGGGELRVGRKVRTFTVVELTDPAQKAAVLRTYLEKWGWEVNRFFQGVTAKSTDAELRAAAADHPVFRLTVSR; encoded by the coding sequence ATGAACGCGCCCGCCCCCTACTACGTCCAGGCCGGCCCCTTCGCCGTCCGCCTCAACGCCCTGTTCGGCAAGCTGGCCCGCCTCGGCGTCAGCCTGGCCGGTACCGCCGAGCTGTCGGTGCGCGGCCGTACCTCCGGCCAGATGCAGCGCATCCCCGTCAACCCGCACACCCATGAGGACGCCCAGTACCTCGTCTCGGCCCGCGGCCACTCCCAGTGGGTCCGCAACATGCGCGTGGCGGGCGGCGGCGAGCTGCGCGTGGGGCGCAAGGTCCGCACCTTCACCGTCGTGGAGCTGACCGACCCGGCGCAGAAGGCGGCCGTACTGCGCACCTACCTGGAGAAGTGGGGCTGGGAGGTCAACCGCTTCTTCCAGGGCGTCACCGCGAAGTCCACGGACGCCGAACTCCGGGCGGCCGCCGCGGACCACCCGGTCTTCCGCCTCACGGTGTCCCGCTGA
- a CDS encoding TetR/AcrR family transcriptional regulator, whose product MSTVRGARERARIEVTAAIKDEARRRLAAEGAAKLSLRAVARELGMVSSALYRYFPSRDELLTALIIDAYDSLGAAAENAEATALAAGAPPRARWIAVCEAVRAWALAHPHEYALIYGSPVPGYTAPLDTVGPASRVANVLIGIVRAAYEGSGLALPPLPAALRTEALRMTADFAEGLPPEVTAALVAACAQLVGLVSFELFGQFNRVVEEREAFFAHAAGQLAHGVGLPAA is encoded by the coding sequence ATGAGCACCGTGCGAGGGGCCAGGGAACGGGCCCGCATCGAGGTCACCGCCGCCATCAAGGACGAGGCGCGCCGCAGGCTCGCGGCCGAGGGCGCCGCCAAACTCTCGCTGCGCGCCGTCGCCCGCGAACTGGGCATGGTCTCCTCCGCCCTCTACCGCTACTTCCCCAGCCGTGACGAGCTGCTCACCGCGCTGATCATCGACGCCTACGACAGCCTCGGCGCCGCCGCCGAGAACGCGGAGGCGACCGCCCTCGCCGCCGGCGCCCCGCCCCGCGCCCGCTGGATCGCGGTCTGCGAGGCCGTCCGCGCCTGGGCCCTGGCGCACCCGCACGAGTACGCCCTCATCTACGGCTCGCCGGTCCCCGGCTACACCGCCCCCCTCGACACGGTCGGCCCCGCCTCCCGCGTGGCCAACGTCCTCATCGGCATCGTCCGCGCCGCCTACGAGGGCAGCGGCCTCGCCCTGCCGCCCCTGCCCGCCGCCCTGCGCACCGAAGCCCTCCGGATGACCGCGGACTTCGCCGAAGGCCTGCCCCCCGAGGTGACGGCCGCCCTGGTCGCCGCCTGCGCGCAGCTCGTCGGCCTCGTCTCCTTCGAGCTGTTCGGCCAGTTCAACCGGGTGGTCGAGGAACGGGAAGCCTTCTTCGCGCACGCCGCGGGGCAGCTGGCGCACGGGGTGGGACTGCCCGCCGCGTGA
- a CDS encoding spherulation-specific family 4 protein yields the protein MAPARALKALYAVALIGLLAAPAPAVPASARPAEKPAEKPAERPAGTPTVTPTPRIPGVRGLEIGVPAYVWADDPMLAALTATTPAASVVVLNPGNGDAPFDRPWRARADALRSGTTATGEKTKVLGYVHTDHGNRDLAAVKASVDNYLKTPDGRLHVDGIFFDVVSRDCGPANATRDRYAELRRYVQDVLHAADPDVADLVVNNPGTAIADCYLEPGHRTADVFVTYEDTHAAYTGGGWPGGNVFDALGGYRPGTELDPSGTAFWHLVHEVPDTTAMRTTLRTAFDRGAGYAYATSATMPNPWNTSPAWKYRPQTGYAATLGGADTAG from the coding sequence GTGGCCCCCGCCCGCGCACTCAAGGCCCTGTACGCCGTCGCCCTGATCGGGCTGCTCGCCGCCCCGGCCCCTGCCGTACCCGCCTCGGCGAGACCGGCCGAGAAACCGGCCGAGAAACCGGCCGAGAGACCGGCCGGGACGCCCACGGTGACGCCGACCCCGCGGATACCCGGCGTGCGCGGCCTGGAGATCGGCGTCCCCGCCTACGTCTGGGCCGACGACCCGATGCTGGCCGCGCTCACCGCCACCACCCCCGCCGCCTCCGTGGTCGTCCTCAACCCCGGCAACGGCGACGCCCCCTTCGACCGCCCCTGGCGCGCCCGCGCGGACGCCCTGCGCTCCGGCACCACCGCCACCGGCGAGAAGACCAAGGTCCTCGGCTACGTCCACACCGACCACGGCAACCGGGACCTCGCGGCCGTCAAGGCCTCCGTGGACAACTACCTGAAGACGCCCGACGGCCGGCTCCACGTCGACGGCATCTTCTTCGACGTTGTCAGCCGCGACTGCGGCCCCGCCAACGCCACCCGCGACCGCTACGCCGAACTGCGCCGCTACGTCCAGGACGTCCTGCACGCCGCCGACCCGGACGTGGCCGACCTCGTCGTGAACAACCCCGGCACCGCCATCGCCGACTGCTACCTCGAGCCGGGCCACCGCACGGCCGACGTCTTCGTCACGTACGAGGACACCCACGCGGCGTACACCGGCGGCGGCTGGCCCGGCGGGAACGTCTTCGACGCCCTCGGCGGCTACCGCCCGGGCACCGAACTCGACCCGAGCGGCACCGCGTTCTGGCACCTCGTCCACGAGGTCCCGGACACCACCGCGATGCGCACGACCCTCCGCACCGCCTTCGACCGCGGCGCCGGATACGCCTACGCGACGAGCGCGACCATGCCCAACCCCTGGAACACCAGCCCCGCCTGGAAGTACCGTCCCCAGACCGGCTACGCCGCCACCCTGGGCGGGGCGGACACCGCCGGCTGA
- a CDS encoding CU044_2847 family protein, with product MTQLARIPLAGGGSLLVEAPAAAAQGPVKAGRISDAVHELPQTLQDALGSVTEAARATLDQLRKAGPDGITFEFGVDLAVEAGAVITKSSANCHLKVTMMWKKDAPGRPGADERPG from the coding sequence GTGACGCAACTGGCCAGGATTCCCTTGGCGGGCGGGGGCTCCCTCCTCGTCGAGGCTCCGGCCGCCGCGGCGCAGGGGCCGGTGAAGGCGGGCCGCATCAGCGACGCCGTCCACGAGCTGCCCCAGACCCTCCAGGACGCCCTGGGCTCGGTCACCGAGGCGGCGCGCGCCACGCTCGACCAGCTGCGCAAGGCCGGCCCCGACGGGATCACCTTCGAGTTCGGTGTCGACCTCGCGGTCGAGGCCGGGGCCGTGATCACCAAGAGCAGCGCCAACTGTCACCTGAAGGTGACCATGATGTGGAAGAAGGACGCCCCCGGCCGTCCCGGCGCGGACGAGCGGCCGGGGTGA
- a CDS encoding GDSL-type esterase/lipase family protein, whose translation MTSPDLITTPVEERFLRGALEVERTARGVLPHRLPARARAQCPDGQLAMAEAQPSGVRLVFRTRATTVELDALRTKMAYRGAPPRPDGVYDLHVDGRLTGRAGVSDGNVLLVDMATGSAETLPGPVGTVRFAGLPDGVKDIEIWLPHNEVTELVALRTDAPVEPSPDRGRRVWLHHGSSISHGSDAASPSTTWPALAAARGGVELVNLGLSGSALLDPFTARALRDTPADLISVKIGINLVNHDVMRLRAFVPAVHGFLDTVREGHPDTPLLVVSPILCPIHEDTPGPSAPDFSELGEGRLRFRAAGDPAERAAGKLTLKVVREELARIVSRRAADDPNLHHLDGLGLYGEADFAELPLPDALHPAPATHHLIADRFADRAFAEGGPFAARREP comes from the coding sequence ATGACCTCCCCCGATCTGATCACCACCCCGGTGGAAGAGCGCTTCCTGCGCGGCGCCCTGGAGGTGGAGCGCACCGCGCGCGGGGTGCTCCCGCACCGGCTGCCCGCCCGGGCCCGCGCACAGTGCCCCGACGGGCAGCTGGCCATGGCGGAGGCCCAGCCCTCCGGGGTACGGCTGGTGTTCCGCACCCGGGCCACCACCGTCGAGCTGGACGCGCTGCGCACCAAGATGGCCTACCGGGGCGCCCCGCCGCGCCCCGACGGCGTGTACGACCTGCACGTCGACGGCCGGCTGACCGGGCGGGCCGGGGTGAGCGACGGCAACGTCCTGCTGGTGGACATGGCCACCGGGTCGGCCGAGACCCTCCCGGGCCCGGTCGGCACGGTCCGCTTCGCCGGTCTGCCCGACGGCGTCAAGGACATCGAGATCTGGCTGCCGCACAACGAGGTCACCGAACTGGTGGCCCTGCGCACCGACGCCCCCGTCGAGCCCTCCCCGGACCGGGGCCGCAGGGTGTGGCTGCACCACGGCAGTTCGATCAGCCACGGCTCCGACGCCGCGAGCCCCAGCACGACCTGGCCGGCGCTGGCCGCCGCCCGGGGCGGGGTGGAACTGGTCAACCTGGGCCTGAGCGGCAGCGCCCTGCTCGACCCGTTCACCGCGCGCGCCTTGCGCGACACCCCGGCGGACCTGATCAGCGTCAAGATCGGCATCAACCTCGTCAACCACGACGTGATGCGCCTGCGCGCCTTCGTCCCCGCGGTCCACGGCTTCCTCGACACCGTCCGCGAGGGCCACCCCGACACCCCGCTGCTGGTCGTCTCGCCCATCCTGTGCCCCATCCACGAGGACACCCCGGGCCCCAGCGCCCCGGACTTCAGCGAACTCGGCGAGGGGAGGCTCCGGTTCAGGGCCGCGGGCGACCCGGCGGAACGGGCCGCCGGAAAGCTGACCCTCAAGGTCGTCCGGGAGGAACTGGCCCGCATCGTGAGCCGGCGCGCCGCCGACGACCCGAACCTGCACCACCTCGACGGCCTCGGCCTCTACGGCGAGGCCGACTTCGCCGAACTCCCCCTCCCCGACGCCCTCCACCCGGCCCCCGCCACCCACCACCTCATCGCCGACCGCTTCGCCGACCGCGCCTTCGCCGAGGGCGGCCCCTTCGCCGCCCGCCGGGAGCCCTGA
- a CDS encoding maleylpyruvate isomerase family mycothiol-dependent enzyme, which yields MKITEYVEILAREGELLADAAEQAGTDTVVPSCPEWRVSDLLRHTGSVHRWAAGYVRDGLLERAPFPEPPELAGAELLSWFREGHAELVRTLTEAPAEVVCWTFLPTAPPSALAFWARRQAHETTVHRFDAEAARGVAFSPVAPEFAEDGVDELLSGFHARPSSRVRTEEPRVLRIRAADTGAVWTVRLSKEPAVTVRGDTGEEVHCSVAGEASWLYAALWNRLPLAGPGVRGDTSLARLWQETAGI from the coding sequence ATGAAGATCACCGAATACGTGGAGATCCTGGCGCGTGAGGGCGAGCTGCTCGCCGACGCGGCAGAACAGGCGGGTACGGACACCGTGGTGCCGAGCTGTCCCGAGTGGCGGGTCTCCGACCTGCTGCGGCACACCGGGTCGGTGCACCGCTGGGCGGCCGGATACGTGCGGGACGGCCTGCTGGAGCGCGCGCCGTTCCCGGAGCCGCCGGAACTGGCCGGGGCGGAGCTGCTGTCCTGGTTCCGGGAGGGGCACGCGGAGCTGGTCCGTACCCTGACCGAGGCTCCGGCCGAGGTGGTGTGCTGGACCTTCCTGCCGACGGCTCCGCCGTCGGCGCTGGCGTTCTGGGCGCGGCGCCAGGCGCACGAGACGACCGTCCACCGTTTCGACGCCGAGGCCGCGCGGGGGGTCGCCTTCTCGCCGGTGGCCCCGGAGTTCGCGGAGGACGGGGTGGACGAGCTGCTGAGCGGCTTCCACGCCAGGCCGAGCAGCCGGGTACGTACCGAGGAGCCCCGGGTGCTGCGGATCCGGGCGGCGGACACGGGCGCGGTGTGGACGGTGCGCCTGTCGAAGGAGCCGGCCGTCACCGTGCGGGGCGACACCGGTGAGGAGGTGCACTGCTCGGTGGCCGGGGAGGCGTCGTGGCTGTACGCGGCCCTGTGGAACCGGCTCCCGCTGGCCGGTCCGGGGGTGCGCGGAGACACGTCGCTGGCGCGGCTGTGGCAGGAGACGGCGGGCATCTGA
- a CDS encoding alpha-ketoglutarate-dependent dioxygenase AlkB, producing the protein MDGELFPRERTEIAPGAVHLPDWLGARRQRELLDACRRWALPPAGLRTVRTPGGGTMTARQVCLGLHWYPYAYARTAVDGDGAPVKPMPAWLAELGRQAVTAAYGEPPPPAEAYDIALVNFYDGDSRMGMHRDAEERSGAPVVSLSLGDSCLFRFGNTASRGRPYRDVELRSGDLFVFGGPSRLAYHGVPKVLPGTAPPGLGLTGRLNITLRVGGLGP; encoded by the coding sequence GTGGACGGGGAACTCTTCCCGCGCGAGCGGACCGAGATCGCACCCGGCGCCGTTCACCTGCCCGACTGGCTCGGGGCGCGGCGCCAGCGGGAGCTGCTCGACGCCTGCCGCCGCTGGGCGCTGCCGCCCGCCGGACTGCGCACCGTACGCACCCCCGGGGGCGGCACGATGACCGCCCGCCAGGTGTGCCTGGGGCTGCACTGGTACCCGTACGCCTACGCGCGCACCGCCGTCGACGGGGACGGGGCGCCGGTCAAGCCGATGCCCGCGTGGCTCGCCGAGCTGGGACGGCAGGCCGTCACCGCCGCCTACGGCGAGCCCCCGCCGCCCGCGGAGGCCTACGACATCGCCCTGGTGAACTTCTACGACGGGGACTCCCGCATGGGCATGCACCGCGACGCCGAGGAGCGCTCCGGGGCTCCGGTGGTCTCGCTCAGCCTCGGTGATTCCTGCCTCTTCCGCTTCGGCAACACCGCCTCGCGCGGGCGCCCGTACCGGGACGTGGAGCTGCGCAGCGGGGACCTGTTCGTCTTCGGCGGCCCGAGCCGGCTCGCCTACCACGGGGTGCCGAAGGTCCTGCCCGGCACCGCCCCGCCCGGGCTGGGCCTGACGGGGCGGCTGAACATCACCCTGCGCGTCGGCGGCCTCGGCCCGTAG